One stretch of Cohnella algarum DNA includes these proteins:
- a CDS encoding extracellular solute-binding protein, whose protein sequence is MRKPAALLKSVSLFGAAAVLGCGCSLFSAPSVSHSDASAPLPDVSIVINGLDMPYPEGMDENDNPYLDYIESHTGLDVDVLLPPLDVYEDKLNAIMASGVLPDLINVSNGVWVDNYVRQGALLPLDDLLESYGRNLLENIPEALWDQVRYEGEIYAIPSEYEVKGMELMYVRKDWLDRLGLAPPTTLDEYAEVIRAFAEDDPDGNGIDDTYGLILTEELGRSSPFFGAFGTQPDQWLERDGQLVYGGIVPETKEALAFLARLYAEGWLEPMFPLNQTANLAEQVEAGKIGLYSAAWYDTRGIIRNSKAHNPAAEWIALEYPVGPHGDSGVYATKPVRSYNVIPAGSDHPEAAVQFLDFTAGEGYETLKLGFENEVWRMENGRMKTDFKEHNKHQYRGIYQALTDYYNPELNEQRFDSLGEFHLTENLRIIERNIVPDAFVGLATPSMSRYMRELKELQTSVFDRIVLGLEPLDAFDEFVADWHAAGGAETTREVNEWYRAQKRGTGR, encoded by the coding sequence ATGAGGAAGCCCGCGGCATTGTTGAAATCGGTATCCTTGTTCGGAGCGGCCGCCGTGCTCGGCTGCGGCTGCAGCCTTTTCTCCGCCCCTTCCGTTTCGCACTCGGATGCCAGCGCCCCGTTGCCCGACGTTTCGATCGTCATCAACGGACTGGACATGCCTTATCCGGAAGGGATGGACGAGAACGACAATCCGTATCTCGATTATATCGAAAGCCATACCGGCCTCGACGTGGACGTGCTGCTGCCGCCGCTCGACGTTTACGAAGACAAGCTGAACGCGATCATGGCTTCGGGCGTGCTGCCCGACCTGATCAACGTGAGCAACGGGGTATGGGTGGACAATTATGTCCGGCAAGGCGCGCTTCTCCCCCTCGACGACCTGCTGGAGAGCTATGGGCGGAACTTGCTGGAAAACATCCCCGAGGCGCTTTGGGATCAAGTCCGCTACGAGGGGGAAATTTACGCGATTCCGAGCGAGTACGAGGTCAAGGGGATGGAGCTGATGTACGTCCGCAAGGACTGGCTTGACAGGCTCGGACTTGCGCCCCCGACGACGCTGGACGAATATGCCGAAGTCATTCGCGCCTTTGCGGAAGACGACCCGGACGGCAACGGCATCGACGATACATACGGCCTTATTTTGACGGAAGAGCTTGGCCGCTCGAGCCCATTCTTCGGCGCGTTCGGCACCCAGCCGGACCAGTGGCTCGAGCGGGACGGACAGCTTGTCTACGGCGGCATCGTGCCGGAGACGAAGGAAGCGCTGGCTTTTCTGGCGCGCCTGTACGCCGAAGGCTGGCTGGAGCCGATGTTTCCGCTCAACCAGACGGCGAATCTCGCCGAGCAGGTCGAGGCGGGCAAAATCGGCCTGTACTCGGCCGCCTGGTACGATACGCGCGGCATTATCCGTAACAGCAAGGCGCACAATCCCGCGGCGGAATGGATTGCGCTGGAATACCCTGTCGGTCCCCATGGCGATTCCGGCGTGTACGCAACGAAGCCGGTCCGGTCCTACAACGTCATTCCGGCGGGGAGCGACCATCCCGAGGCGGCGGTGCAGTTTCTCGATTTTACGGCGGGGGAAGGGTACGAAACGCTGAAGCTCGGCTTCGAAAACGAAGTCTGGCGCATGGAAAACGGCCGGATGAAGACCGATTTCAAGGAGCACAACAAGCACCAGTACAGAGGCATCTATCAGGCGCTGACGGATTACTATAATCCGGAATTGAACGAACAGCGCTTCGACTCGCTCGGCGAGTTCCATCTGACGGAAAATTTGCGCATCATCGAACGAAATATCGTTCCGGATGCGTTCGTCGGCTTGGCGACGCCGTCGATGAGCCGATACATGCGCGAGCTGAAGGAGCTGCAGACGAGCGTGTTCGACCGGATCGTCCTCGGACTCGAGCCGCTTGACGCCTTCGACGAGTTCGTCGCGGATTGGCATGCCGCCGGGGGAGCCGAAACGACCCGCGAAGTCAACGAATGGTACCGCGCGCAGAAGAGGGGAACGGGGCGATAG
- a CDS encoding sensor histidine kinase: MRIGIGGIREAFSRNIQFRLTFYFLIILLPLMTISIYAVEQSKRNLYEQTIERAELALSSTMDYMNLTLQNAEQLSTIIATDPTLLGLLEGIEPELSAQSIMDFSEILKQLSNLKSSNPFAQKISVYHAASNTLVSTSYGARKLTNGEQQWISATVDRIGTGILYKTGTDVVLDLATNSPELLSDSLSLVRSMDLYNLRRQPNALIISLDKSKLRSMIRSLLPSPNAYVSLYGQDGSMIVGEGRADTEAAFRTAPSSMLSAAIQSEYSGWRMTLLQPKNEVFSRTNQLQGYIYLIVGLSVLLAVVISWTVYRGIAAPVKRLARGMKRMSAGVLDVTVDHKRKDELGFLMNAFNQMALYQKHLIEDHYEQQLRIARTELKFLQSQINPHFLYNTLDSIYWTSKNYEAGEIEEMVLNLSKFFRLSLNKGKDVIPVRESIEHLHYYVRIQQLKFLDSFSVRYEIEPEAESVPILKLLLQPLVENAILHGMEGREDGGELVVSGRIDGPDLVLEVRDNGKGMPYERLALLHAELDGLKQRDFRLLSLAEEERADFFGLRNIMTRMLLYYGPEADLKIDSAENGGTAAAIRIPLARCRYEQNPDETEEDGKKAG, translated from the coding sequence ATGCGAATCGGGATCGGCGGAATCCGGGAGGCGTTTTCCCGCAACATCCAGTTCAGGTTGACCTTTTACTTTCTGATCATTCTGCTGCCGCTGATGACGATCAGCATTTACGCCGTCGAGCAGTCCAAGCGGAATTTGTACGAGCAGACGATCGAGCGCGCCGAGCTTGCGCTTTCGTCCACGATGGACTATATGAATCTGACGCTGCAAAACGCGGAACAGCTGTCGACGATCATCGCGACCGATCCGACGCTGCTCGGGCTGCTCGAAGGCATCGAGCCGGAGCTTTCGGCGCAGTCGATCATGGATTTTTCGGAAATTTTGAAGCAGTTGTCGAATTTGAAGTCGAGCAACCCGTTCGCGCAGAAAATATCCGTCTACCACGCCGCGTCCAATACGCTCGTCTCGACCAGCTACGGCGCGAGGAAGCTGACGAACGGGGAGCAGCAGTGGATTTCCGCGACGGTGGATCGGATCGGCACCGGCATTTTGTACAAAACCGGGACCGACGTCGTCCTGGATTTGGCGACGAACAGCCCGGAGCTGCTGTCCGACAGCCTGTCGCTCGTCCGCTCCATGGATTTGTACAATTTGCGAAGGCAGCCGAACGCGCTCATCATCTCGCTGGACAAGAGCAAGCTGCGGAGCATGATCCGGTCGCTGCTTCCTTCGCCCAACGCTTACGTTTCCTTGTACGGGCAGGACGGTTCGATGATCGTCGGGGAAGGGCGGGCCGACACGGAAGCGGCGTTCCGGACGGCCCCCTCCTCCATGCTCTCCGCCGCGATCCAGTCGGAGTACTCCGGCTGGCGGATGACGCTGCTCCAGCCGAAAAACGAAGTGTTCAGCCGGACGAACCAGCTTCAGGGCTACATTTATCTGATCGTCGGGCTCAGCGTTTTGCTCGCGGTCGTCATTTCCTGGACGGTGTACCGGGGCATCGCCGCGCCGGTCAAGCGCCTGGCCCGCGGCATGAAGCGAATGAGCGCCGGCGTGCTCGACGTAACGGTCGACCACAAGCGCAAGGACGAGCTCGGCTTTCTGATGAACGCCTTCAACCAGATGGCGCTCTACCAGAAGCACCTGATCGAGGATCATTACGAGCAGCAGCTGCGCATCGCGCGGACGGAGCTGAAATTTTTGCAGTCCCAGATCAATCCGCATTTTTTGTACAATACGCTCGATTCCATCTACTGGACCTCCAAAAACTACGAGGCCGGCGAAATCGAGGAGATGGTGCTCAATCTCTCGAAATTTTTCCGGCTGAGCCTTAACAAGGGCAAGGACGTCATCCCGGTCCGGGAAAGCATCGAGCATCTTCACTATTACGTCCGCATTCAGCAGCTGAAGTTTTTGGACAGCTTTTCCGTGCGGTACGAAATCGAGCCCGAGGCGGAATCCGTGCCGATTTTGAAGCTGCTGCTGCAGCCGCTTGTCGAAAACGCGATTTTGCACGGGATGGAAGGTCGCGAGGACGGGGGAGAGCTGGTCGTCTCCGGCCGGATCGACGGGCCCGATCTCGTGCTGGAGGTGCGGGACAACGGGAAGGGAATGCCTTACGAGCGCCTCGCTCTGCTGCATGCCGAGCTGGACGGGCTGAAGCAGCGCGATTTCCGGCTGCTGTCCCTCGCCGAGGAGGAGCGCGCGGATTTCTTCGGGCTGCGCAACATTATGACCCGGATGCTGCTCTATTACGGCCCGGAGGCCGATTTGAAAATCGACAGCGCGGAAAACGGCGGGACGGCGGCGGCGATCCGGATTCCGC